CCTGGCGAGCTGCTGAACCTGCACCGGCTGGAGTTCAACCGGATCTCCGGAGAGAATGCGAGATCACAGAAGGAAGGGCTGTACCGCACGGTTTATTATATCGCGGGTGAAACCTCCGAGTATGTCATGGTGCGCCCGCTGTATCAGGACGGTGTTTATGCAGGCTGCGCCGCCGCATATTTAAAGCCTGGGGAGTGGGGACGCCATTTTCTCAAATACCAGTACGACACGATCCTGACAGACCGGAACGGGAGCGTGATCTACTGCTCCAACTACAGCTTCCTGCAGGGCTACACCCTCAACAAATATGTCCCGAAAACGGCCGATACCTACCGTTTCGTCAACGAGAGCCGGTACCTTGCCAGCACCAGGTTTTTGGAGAGCCAGGAGGTATACCTTTACTCATTTATCTATTATCCGGGATATACGGGCTATATCATTATCGGCGTACTGGTGATCCTGGGACTTGGCTTTATCTGGACTCTGATGTTTTTCCATCTGCTCCAGATGATGGCGGAGAAGACGGCAGGCTCCGTGGGGATGCTGGTAGAAGAGATCCGTATCATCCGCAAGCAGGACCCGGAGCATGTGATCCATATTGAGACGGACGATGAGATCGAGGAGATCGCCGGGCAGATCAACAAGATGATGGCCAGCATCCATGAGCTGAACCAGAAGAATGTGGATCTTTTACAGGTGAACAGCCGGATGGAGATGCAGAATTTACAGGCGCAGATCAACCCGCATTTTATTTATAATACCCTGGACAATATCCGGTATCTGATCGTACAGGACGCGGCGAAGGCGGATGAGCTGATCGAGCGGTTTACCCATATCCTGCGCTACAGCATCAACAATACCAAACGGAAGATCTGTCTTTTGGAGGACATGGAGTACATAGAGGATTACCTGATGATCCAGAAAACCCGGTTTGGCGAGCGGTTCCAATATGAGATCGAGATAGAAAAGGAATGTTACCAGATCCCCGTCCCCAAACTTCTCTTACAGCCGCTGATCGAGAACAGTTTAAAATACGGGTTCCGCAAAAAGCCACGCATCTTCGTGACCGTCCGGGGATGGCTGGAGCACGGGTATCTGTATCTGCAGGTGGAGGATGACGGCCCGGGACAGCCCAAGGCCATGCTGGAGACTCTTCGCGGCATCCTGGGAAGGGAAGAGATCGACACGACTCATAACGGCCTGCAGAATATCAACCGCAGGATCATCCTGGAATATGGGCAGGAGAGCGGCATCAGCCTGGACAGCCAGGAGGATGAAGGTTTTACAGTGACGCTGAAAATGTGGACAGGGAGAGGGGCGTAAATGTACCGAGTACTTTTGGTGGAAGATGAGGATATTATCCGCAGGGGGATCAGAAATTCCATTCTGTGGGAGGAGCTGGGCTGCCATGTGGTTGGGGAGGCGGCCAACGGAGAGGAAGGGGTTGAGGCCATAAAAGAGCTTCAGCCGGATATCGTGATCACCGATATCACCAT
This portion of the Clostridium sp. AN503 genome encodes:
- a CDS encoding histidine kinase, whose protein sequence is MAEKNRFQQELEKTALKQIITVILIGCLFFCVAIVGIFVVEKRMQREGHLDAVTEAFDRIYSSVESFLEDEDNTGLFLGCASGETDKSRVQYQVTEFNLAAPVGINMILTDADQNVVYSSFPGELLNLHRLEFNRISGENARSQKEGLYRTVYYIAGETSEYVMVRPLYQDGVYAGCAAAYLKPGEWGRHFLKYQYDTILTDRNGSVIYCSNYSFLQGYTLNKYVPKTADTYRFVNESRYLASTRFLESQEVYLYSFIYYPGYTGYIIIGVLVILGLGFIWTLMFFHLLQMMAEKTAGSVGMLVEEIRIIRKQDPEHVIHIETDDEIEEIAGQINKMMASIHELNQKNVDLLQVNSRMEMQNLQAQINPHFIYNTLDNIRYLIVQDAAKADELIERFTHILRYSINNTKRKICLLEDMEYIEDYLMIQKTRFGERFQYEIEIEKECYQIPVPKLLLQPLIENSLKYGFRKKPRIFVTVRGWLEHGYLYLQVEDDGPGQPKAMLETLRGILGREEIDTTHNGLQNINRRIILEYGQESGISLDSQEDEGFTVTLKMWTGRGA